A window from Thiosulfatimonas sediminis encodes these proteins:
- a CDS encoding TerB family tellurite resistance protein, with protein sequence MFADQLTQEQRQVVFDLAANLAAADNDISEEEVQYLKDFSDAYGIEYDLDKGDLNIDKALSVLDSKKARVITLQELIKLSYKDGHFGKEEQDKVLLLAQKMGLNNTEFLMRIEAWVRQGFDWVFEGEQMLGEDD encoded by the coding sequence ATGTTTGCCGATCAATTAACCCAAGAACAGCGCCAGGTCGTGTTTGATCTTGCAGCGAATTTAGCTGCTGCCGATAACGATATTTCAGAAGAAGAAGTGCAATACTTGAAAGACTTTAGTGATGCTTATGGTATTGAATATGATTTAGACAAGGGCGATTTGAATATTGATAAAGCCTTGAGTGTCTTAGATAGCAAAAAAGCACGCGTTATTACGTTACAAGAGTTGATTAAACTTTCCTATAAAGATGGTCACTTTGGTAAAGAAGAACAAGACAAAGTATTGTTACTGGCTCAGAAAATGGGCTTGAATAATACCGAGTTTTTAATGCGTATCGAAGCTTGGGTACGCCAAGGATTTGATTGGGTCTTTGAAGGCGAGCAAATGCTTGGTGAAGATGACTGA
- the ilvD gene encoding dihydroxy-acid dehydratase, which translates to MPQYRSRTSTHGRNMAGARALWRATGMGSDDFGKPIIAVANSFTQFVPGHVHLKDMGQLVARVIEEAGGVAKEFNTIAVDDGIAMGHDGMLYSLPSRDLIADSVEYMCNAHCADALVCISNCDKITPGMMMAAMRLNIPTIFVTGGPMESGKTVLGGVEIKLDLVDAMVMAADSNCSDEDIESVEVSACPTCGSCSGMFTANSMNCLAEALGIALPGNGSTLATHADRKHLFEEAGRRIVEMAKAYYEDDNANVLPRSIATYEAFENAMAIDVAMGGSTNTVLHLLAIAKEAEVNFTMADMDRISRQIPCLVKVAPNSKIFHMEDVHRAGGIMRILGELDRGGLINRDVPTVHASSMGAAIELWDVRRTDNEAVHKFFRAAPGGVRTTVAFSQDKRWKTVDVDPVAGCVRDLEHAYTVEGGLAVLYGNIALDGCIVKTAGVDEEIFKFSGPARIYESQDSAVAGILNDEVKAGDVVIIRYEGPKGGPGMQEMLYPTSYLKSKGLGKECALLTDGRFSGGTSGLSIGHASPEAAEGGNIGLVENGDMIHIDIPNRTINVQLTDEQLAERRQAMVTKGRAAWKPIENRPRHITPALRAYAAMTTSAAFGAVRNVDQIEHN; encoded by the coding sequence ATGCCTCAATATCGTTCCAGAACCAGTACTCATGGCCGTAATATGGCCGGCGCACGTGCTCTTTGGCGTGCAACCGGAATGGGCTCGGATGATTTCGGTAAACCGATTATTGCCGTTGCAAACTCATTTACCCAGTTTGTCCCTGGGCACGTTCATTTAAAAGACATGGGACAGTTGGTTGCTCGAGTGATTGAAGAAGCCGGCGGTGTGGCGAAAGAGTTTAATACCATTGCTGTAGATGATGGGATTGCGATGGGGCACGATGGGATGCTGTATTCCTTGCCGTCACGTGATTTGATTGCGGATTCGGTTGAATATATGTGTAATGCGCATTGTGCCGATGCGTTGGTCTGTATTTCCAACTGCGACAAAATTACCCCTGGAATGATGATGGCTGCAATGCGTCTGAATATCCCGACCATTTTTGTAACCGGCGGGCCGATGGAATCAGGTAAAACCGTGTTAGGTGGTGTTGAAATCAAATTGGATTTGGTTGATGCCATGGTTATGGCAGCCGACAGTAACTGTTCGGATGAAGACATTGAATCGGTTGAAGTTTCGGCGTGTCCAACTTGTGGTTCTTGTTCTGGGATGTTTACCGCCAACTCGATGAACTGCTTAGCAGAGGCCTTAGGGATTGCTTTGCCAGGTAACGGTTCAACTTTGGCTACTCATGCAGACCGTAAACACCTATTTGAAGAAGCGGGTCGTCGTATTGTTGAAATGGCGAAAGCTTATTATGAAGATGATAACGCAAACGTGTTACCGCGTTCGATTGCTACCTATGAAGCCTTTGAAAATGCGATGGCAATTGATGTTGCCATGGGTGGTTCAACCAATACAGTATTACATTTACTTGCGATTGCTAAGGAAGCGGAAGTTAATTTTACGATGGCCGACATGGATCGTATTTCGCGCCAGATTCCGTGTCTGGTGAAAGTTGCGCCGAACTCAAAAATTTTCCACATGGAAGACGTCCATCGTGCTGGCGGGATTATGCGTATTTTAGGTGAGTTGGATCGTGGCGGTTTAATCAACCGTGATGTGCCAACTGTTCATGCCTCTTCAATGGGCGCAGCTATTGAGTTATGGGACGTCCGTCGTACCGATAATGAAGCGGTGCATAAATTCTTCCGTGCGGCACCGGGTGGTGTGCGCACAACGGTGGCTTTCAGCCAAGACAAGCGTTGGAAAACGGTCGATGTCGATCCTGTTGCAGGATGTGTGCGTGATTTGGAACATGCTTATACCGTTGAAGGCGGTCTTGCTGTCCTGTACGGCAATATTGCACTGGATGGTTGTATTGTTAAAACAGCCGGCGTTGATGAGGAAATTTTTAAGTTTTCTGGACCCGCTCGTATTTATGAGTCACAGGATTCAGCGGTTGCCGGCATTCTTAATGATGAAGTCAAAGCCGGAGATGTGGTAATTATTCGTTACGAAGGGCCTAAAGGCGGGCCTGGAATGCAAGAGATGCTTTACCCGACAAGTTACCTAAAGTCCAAGGGTTTGGGTAAAGAGTGTGCGTTGTTAACCGACGGGCGTTTCTCTGGAGGGACGTCTGGTCTATCAATCGGTCACGCTTCACCAGAAGCGGCAGAGGGCGGTAACATTGGTCTGGTCGAAAACGGCGATATGATTCATATCGATATTCCAAATCGCACCATTAACGTTCAGTTAACCGATGAGCAACTGGCTGAACGTCGTCAGGCGATGGTAACTAAGGGGCGCGCGGCTTGGAAGCCGATTGAAAATCGTCCACGTCACATCACGCCTGCGCTGCGTGCCTATGCTGCTATGACGACAAGTGCGGCATTTGGTGCGGTACGTAACGTCGATCAGATTGAACACAATTAA
- the argA gene encoding amino-acid N-acetyltransferase: MQQSELDFIQSLRQSSHYIEQHRGKTCVIYLPGDLLQNADALLCLSKDITLLHTLGLKLVLAMGATQQINHALAQQQIQWQQHQQCRITTLEMLPIFQQIIGQVRSQLEAVFCQASNQQNKPLSLVSGNWVIAQPKGVVDGVDFQHTGQLRKINRDAIQACLDSSQIVLLTPLAYSLTGEVFNLNTLEQACAIAEQLQADKLMIFQKPQRYATLPPALNQTQIHGLLPSLEIKTKQLFERIQKLGKSVSRVHLINSADPSSLLLELFTRDGTGCMIFSDRYHQIRPATIEDVGGILEVIAPLEQKGVLVKRSRERLELEIHNFIVIERDRSIIGCAALYANYQNSGELACLAVHSDYRGQELGEQLLQEIEKTARTHGLAQLFLLTTHTHHWFIEHGFKLATPNELPQEKQQLYNYQRNSKVLIKPLKTENKD; the protein is encoded by the coding sequence ATGCAGCAATCTGAATTAGATTTTATCCAAAGCCTGCGCCAATCCTCGCATTACATCGAGCAGCACCGCGGCAAAACTTGTGTCATATACCTCCCCGGAGATTTATTACAAAATGCCGATGCTTTACTGTGTCTCAGTAAAGACATTACCCTATTGCATACCTTGGGTCTGAAACTGGTATTGGCGATGGGCGCAACGCAACAAATCAACCACGCTTTAGCGCAACAGCAGATTCAATGGCAACAACACCAACAGTGTCGAATTACCACCTTAGAAATGCTTCCGATTTTTCAACAAATTATCGGGCAAGTGCGCTCGCAATTAGAAGCGGTATTTTGCCAAGCGTCAAATCAGCAAAACAAACCCCTCAGCTTGGTTTCCGGAAATTGGGTGATTGCGCAACCCAAAGGCGTGGTAGACGGTGTCGATTTTCAGCACACTGGACAATTGCGAAAAATTAACCGCGATGCCATTCAAGCCTGTTTGGATAGCAGTCAAATCGTTTTGCTGACACCCCTTGCTTATTCGCTCACCGGCGAGGTGTTTAACCTCAACACTCTTGAGCAAGCGTGCGCTATTGCCGAACAGCTTCAAGCGGATAAACTAATGATTTTCCAAAAACCGCAACGCTACGCGACGTTACCGCCGGCGCTAAACCAAACCCAAATTCACGGGCTACTGCCAAGCTTAGAAATCAAAACAAAACAGCTATTTGAGCGTATTCAAAAGCTCGGCAAAAGCGTTAGCCGAGTGCACCTAATTAATAGCGCAGACCCGTCCAGCTTACTGCTCGAACTCTTTACCCGCGATGGCACCGGTTGCATGATATTCAGCGACCGCTATCACCAAATACGTCCGGCCACTATTGAAGATGTTGGCGGGATATTAGAAGTCATCGCACCTTTAGAGCAAAAAGGGGTTCTCGTGAAACGCTCGCGAGAACGCCTAGAGCTGGAGATCCACAATTTCATCGTGATTGAACGCGACCGCAGCATTATTGGCTGCGCGGCTCTATACGCCAATTACCAAAACAGTGGCGAACTAGCTTGTTTAGCGGTGCACAGTGATTATCGTGGTCAAGAACTCGGCGAACAGCTATTACAAGAAATTGAAAAAACCGCGCGAACTCATGGCTTAGCACAATTGTTTTTACTGACCACACATACCCATCACTGGTTTATCGAACACGGTTTTAAGCTGGCCACACCGAATGAATTACCACAAGAAAAACAGCAACTCTACAATTATCAACGCAATTCCAAAGTATTGATAAAACCACTCAAAACCGAAAATAAAGATTGA
- the rnt gene encoding ribonuclease T, translated as MTIKERFRGFLPVVVDVETAGFNPHTDALLEVAVVILEMDEYGRLQRKATYDRNILPFEGANLEDSALKFIGMEDPYHPFRNAVSEKQALQELFKPINDEIKATECTRAILVGHNAFFDLNFVLAAAERSKTKCPFHQFSTFDTVSLAGLAYGQTVLAKAMEKADIEWDNAMAHSAVYDTEKTADLFCKIINETEMLVE; from the coding sequence ATGACCATTAAAGAGCGTTTTCGCGGCTTTTTGCCCGTCGTTGTGGACGTTGAAACTGCCGGATTTAATCCGCATACCGATGCTTTATTAGAGGTGGCGGTGGTCATACTCGAAATGGATGAGTATGGCCGCCTCCAACGTAAGGCGACTTACGACCGTAACATACTGCCTTTTGAAGGCGCTAATTTAGAAGACAGCGCCTTAAAATTTATCGGCATGGAAGACCCTTATCACCCATTCCGTAATGCGGTCAGCGAAAAACAAGCGCTACAAGAGTTGTTCAAACCCATCAATGATGAAATCAAGGCAACCGAATGCACTCGCGCTATTTTGGTGGGACACAATGCCTTTTTTGATTTGAACTTTGTGCTGGCAGCAGCCGAGCGCAGCAAAACAAAATGCCCTTTCCATCAGTTCAGTACTTTTGATACCGTCTCGCTGGCCGGCTTAGCTTACGGCCAAACGGTACTCGCTAAAGCGATGGAAAAAGCCGATATTGAATGGGATAACGCCATGGCGCATTCAGCGGTATACGACACCGAGAAGACTGCAGACTTGTTTTGCAAAATTATTAACGAAACCGAAATGCTTGTCGAATAA
- the grxD gene encoding Grx4 family monothiol glutaredoxin — MENLDPIVQETLARINEQVSNNPVVIYMKGTPQMPSCGFSSRAAQALVDTGEKFAFVNVLADALIFEHLPKYQDWPTFPQLYIDGELQGGCDITLELAENGELKNLMAAANAKVAE; from the coding sequence ATGGAAAACCTAGACCCAATTGTACAAGAGACTCTGGCACGTATTAACGAGCAGGTGAGTAATAACCCAGTGGTTATTTATATGAAAGGCACGCCACAAATGCCATCTTGTGGTTTTTCAAGCCGCGCTGCGCAAGCCTTAGTCGATACCGGTGAGAAGTTTGCTTTTGTCAATGTACTGGCGGATGCGTTGATTTTTGAACATCTTCCTAAATATCAAGATTGGCCGACTTTCCCGCAGTTATACATTGATGGTGAACTACAAGGGGGGTGTGACATCACGCTTGAGTTGGCTGAAAATGGCGAGTTGAAAAACTTGATGGCTGCTGCGAACGCGAAAGTTGCGGAGTAA
- a CDS encoding N-acetylglutaminylglutamine amidotransferase, whose product MCGICGEIYFNGQQASAQRLAPMLASMQQRGPDDEGIWLDGHVGLGHKRLAIIDLSSGGHQPMLDQELALVFNGCIYNYVALRDELIELGQSFHSHSDTEVILKAYRQWGMECVNHFEGMFAFAIWDDHQQQLLMARDRIGIKPLYYSMVEGGLRFASNTQALLATDGIDTGIDPIGLHFQLTLHAVIPAPHTILKGIRKLEPGHWMVINPDGQLFKKQYWHLTAQRPRSATFKGQATPQNEEQWVEAIHQALKQAVHKRLTAADVPVGVLLSGGLDSSLLVAMLAEAGVANIKTYSIGFEDAPEEKGNEFEFSDMVAERYHTQHKKFHIANETVLPRLHEAVAAMSEPMVGQDAVAFYLLSEQVAKEVKVVLSGQGADEVFGGYFWYPLMAEAGKNIDGQDPQQALQAFAPFYFDRSHQEWLSVINEQYHVGDVTGEFVGDRLSEGGADTFLDQVLRLDTTTLIVDDPVKRVDNMTMAWSLEARVPFLDHDLVEWAMAAPPELKTGGKHILKAIGRGMVPDEIIDRPKVAFPMPALKYVRGDFYQFMKGLLTSPAAQKRGIFNQQKLTELLDAPEAENAFTAIQGSKLWHAALLEFWLQKHVDKTL is encoded by the coding sequence ATGTGCGGCATTTGTGGTGAAATTTATTTTAACGGGCAACAGGCAAGCGCACAGCGTTTAGCGCCGATGTTGGCAAGTATGCAACAGCGAGGCCCGGATGACGAAGGCATTTGGTTGGATGGCCACGTTGGTTTGGGACACAAGCGTTTAGCGATTATTGATTTGTCGTCTGGCGGACATCAGCCGATGCTCGATCAAGAACTGGCACTGGTGTTTAACGGCTGCATTTACAATTATGTGGCATTGCGCGATGAATTGATCGAGTTAGGGCAGAGTTTTCACTCGCATTCTGACACGGAAGTGATTTTAAAGGCCTATCGCCAATGGGGCATGGAGTGCGTTAATCATTTTGAGGGGATGTTTGCCTTTGCCATTTGGGATGACCATCAACAACAGCTATTGATGGCGCGAGATCGTATTGGCATCAAGCCTCTTTATTATTCGATGGTTGAAGGCGGTCTGCGTTTTGCCTCAAACACCCAAGCACTGTTGGCGACCGATGGGATTGATACCGGAATTGATCCGATTGGTTTGCATTTTCAGCTGACTTTGCACGCGGTAATTCCCGCACCACATACCATTTTAAAAGGGATTCGCAAACTCGAGCCGGGACACTGGATGGTCATTAATCCAGATGGGCAACTATTTAAAAAGCAGTATTGGCATCTAACTGCGCAACGCCCTAGAAGCGCGACCTTTAAAGGTCAAGCAACTCCGCAAAACGAAGAGCAATGGGTAGAGGCCATTCATCAAGCGCTCAAACAGGCTGTGCATAAGCGTTTAACGGCTGCCGATGTGCCGGTTGGTGTTTTGTTGTCTGGCGGATTGGATTCGAGTCTACTGGTGGCGATGTTAGCGGAGGCTGGTGTTGCAAATATCAAAACGTATTCGATTGGTTTTGAAGATGCACCGGAAGAAAAGGGCAATGAGTTTGAGTTTTCCGATATGGTTGCCGAGCGCTATCATACGCAACACAAAAAATTTCATATTGCTAACGAGACCGTCCTTCCTAGATTACACGAGGCGGTTGCGGCGATGTCCGAACCTATGGTCGGACAAGATGCGGTTGCCTTTTATTTGCTTTCTGAACAAGTGGCTAAAGAAGTGAAAGTTGTGCTTTCTGGACAAGGTGCGGATGAGGTCTTTGGCGGTTATTTTTGGTATCCCTTAATGGCGGAAGCTGGTAAAAACATTGATGGACAAGATCCGCAGCAAGCTTTGCAGGCGTTTGCCCCTTTCTATTTTGACCGTTCGCATCAAGAGTGGTTGTCGGTGATAAATGAACAGTATCATGTGGGTGATGTCACTGGTGAGTTTGTGGGCGATCGTTTGAGTGAAGGTGGTGCAGATACGTTTTTGGATCAAGTGTTGCGCTTGGATACCACCACTTTGATTGTCGATGACCCAGTAAAACGGGTGGATAATATGACGATGGCATGGAGTTTGGAAGCGCGTGTGCCGTTTTTAGACCATGATTTAGTGGAATGGGCGATGGCCGCGCCGCCGGAATTGAAAACCGGGGGTAAGCATATTTTGAAAGCGATTGGTCGTGGCATGGTTCCCGATGAAATAATTGACCGTCCGAAAGTGGCCTTTCCTATGCCGGCGTTAAAATATGTACGCGGTGATTTTTATCAGTTTATGAAAGGATTGTTGACTTCTCCAGCAGCGCAAAAACGCGGGATTTTTAATCAACAAAAACTGACTGAATTGTTGGATGCGCCGGAAGCGGAAAATGCGTTTACGGCGATTCAGGGTTCAAAATTATGGCACGCCGCCTTGTTAGAGTTTTGGTTGCAAAAACACGTTGATAAAACGCTTTAG
- the coaE gene encoding dephospho-CoA kinase (Dephospho-CoA kinase (CoaE) performs the final step in coenzyme A biosynthesis.), with product MKVIGLTGGIGSGKSTFCALIRKHGIATIDSDQLARQVVAPKTPGLAAVIAEFGTSILQQDGSLNRAALRQQIFADPNDQAPRQKLEAILHPLIQAQTQQQIRGYQQDARYNAPYLLVAIPLLVEGILKTGCKPSYLDEIWVLDCSRETQVARASQRDGASVEQINNILANQASRQQRLTYADKVINNENGLAELEAEITRLLKENIDAQQARPNH from the coding sequence ATGAAAGTCATTGGACTGACCGGCGGCATCGGCTCCGGAAAAAGCACTTTTTGCGCATTAATCCGCAAACATGGCATCGCCACAATTGATAGCGATCAGCTTGCCAGACAAGTCGTTGCCCCAAAGACACCAGGTTTAGCCGCCGTGATTGCTGAATTTGGCACATCGATTCTTCAGCAAGACGGTTCACTGAATCGCGCCGCGCTACGCCAGCAAATCTTTGCCGACCCAAATGACCAAGCGCCAAGACAGAAACTGGAAGCGATATTGCATCCACTGATTCAAGCACAAACCCAACAACAAATTCGCGGCTATCAACAAGATGCGCGCTATAACGCCCCCTATTTACTGGTGGCAATTCCATTACTGGTTGAAGGAATCTTGAAAACCGGCTGCAAGCCAAGCTATTTGGATGAGATTTGGGTACTGGATTGTTCTCGAGAAACACAAGTTGCCCGTGCTAGCCAGCGGGACGGCGCCAGCGTTGAGCAAATTAACAACATTCTGGCTAACCAAGCAAGCCGCCAACAGAGATTAACCTATGCCGATAAAGTTATTAATAATGAAAACGGCCTAGCCGAGTTGGAAGCTGAAATTACGCGCCTATTGAAAGAAAACATAGACGCGCAACAAGCTCGCCCTAATCACTGA
- the glcF gene encoding glycolate oxidase subunit GlcF: protein MQTHLPEDLLATEQGRTADKILRSCVHCGFCLSACPTYGILGDELDSPRGRIYLIKSALEGNPVSANSLVHLDRCLTCRACETTCPSGVEYGHLLDIGRDAVEQACPRNPWQRFVRYSVRKSLTTPWLFNTVLKCLPFLRHSNALKFSVAELALQQQLQDRADALQKSILLIAGCVQPALAPNINQATIKVLNKLGFHVLQTSQSQCCGAIEHHLSGHTAALRQIKANVDAWCDYLDQGAQAIISNASGCGAMVKEYAHLLRDDVEYIEKAQRVVAATYDISEFLLQQDLSSLTHYDNQKITFHSPCTLQHGQKLQGVVEKTLRKLGYRVSPVQDSHLCCGSAGTYSFFQPKLSKELRAQKLQSLLEKEPEVIVTANIGCLMHLQKGTKTPVKHWIELFSD, encoded by the coding sequence ATGCAGACCCATTTACCTGAAGATTTATTGGCCACAGAACAGGGCAGGACAGCCGATAAAATTTTGCGCAGTTGCGTGCATTGTGGCTTCTGCCTTTCTGCTTGCCCAACCTATGGGATTTTAGGCGACGAATTGGATTCACCTCGCGGGCGCATTTATCTCATTAAAAGCGCTTTAGAGGGAAACCCGGTTTCTGCAAACAGCTTGGTACATTTAGACCGTTGCTTGACGTGTCGAGCTTGTGAAACCACTTGCCCATCTGGAGTCGAGTATGGACATCTATTGGATATTGGACGAGACGCGGTTGAGCAAGCTTGCCCGCGTAATCCTTGGCAGCGTTTTGTGCGCTATTCGGTTCGTAAAAGTTTAACCACTCCTTGGTTGTTTAATACGGTACTGAAATGCTTGCCGTTTTTACGTCACTCTAATGCGTTGAAGTTTTCAGTTGCCGAGTTGGCATTACAGCAGCAGTTGCAAGACCGTGCCGATGCCTTGCAGAAATCGATATTGTTGATTGCCGGCTGTGTTCAGCCGGCCTTAGCGCCGAATATCAATCAGGCGACCATTAAGGTGTTGAACAAGTTGGGCTTTCATGTGCTGCAAACATCGCAGTCGCAATGTTGTGGGGCGATTGAGCATCATCTTTCTGGGCATACAGCGGCCTTGCGTCAAATTAAAGCCAATGTGGATGCGTGGTGTGATTATTTAGACCAAGGCGCACAGGCGATAATTTCCAATGCCAGTGGTTGTGGAGCCATGGTCAAAGAGTATGCGCATCTGTTGCGGGATGATGTCGAGTATATTGAAAAAGCACAAAGAGTGGTTGCTGCGACCTATGATATTTCTGAATTTTTATTGCAGCAGGATTTATCCAGTTTGACCCATTATGATAATCAGAAAATCACATTTCATTCGCCCTGCACTTTGCAACATGGTCAGAAGTTACAAGGGGTGGTCGAGAAAACGTTACGTAAATTAGGTTATCGTGTCAGTCCGGTGCAAGATTCGCATCTGTGCTGTGGTTCGGCGGGCACCTATTCATTTTTCCAACCTAAACTCTCTAAAGAATTGCGCGCGCAGAAATTACAAAGTCTCTTGGAAAAAGAGCCGGAAGTGATTGTCACAGCCAATATCGGCTGTTTAATGCATTTGCAGAAGGGTACGAAAACTCCGGTAAAACATTGGATCGAGTTATTCAGTGATTAG
- a CDS encoding FAD-binding protein has translation MQQQFNQMAEQIKEAAVDQKTLQIVGGGSKVPLKNDAELLSMAAYSGVLSYEPSELVITVRAGTTLSELHQVLAEKNQMVAFEPPEYGNSTIGGTYACALTGPAKPFRGKLRDYVLGTKLLDGQGRELNFGGKMIKNVAGYDVSRMLAGSKGSMALVTELSLKVVPLVEEVTYRIEMPECDAIVLMNQMAGTSLPLSGSAYYRGYFYYRVMGAHPKQTNRVGVEAVDNSIWQILNPFKPVLQPGQKLWRLDVESTNPCIDGTLAVGMGGTRRWISSKNKPEHPYVTLWDDRFLPRHNDGKGVKKIKQGLKKVFDPHHVFKDL, from the coding sequence ATGCAGCAACAATTTAATCAGATGGCTGAACAGATTAAAGAAGCCGCCGTCGACCAAAAAACCTTACAAATTGTCGGTGGTGGTTCCAAAGTCCCGCTTAAAAACGATGCGGAACTTTTGTCTATGGCGGCCTATTCGGGCGTGCTTTCGTATGAGCCGTCTGAATTAGTGATTACGGTGAGAGCCGGTACAACGCTAAGCGAATTGCATCAAGTTTTGGCTGAAAAAAATCAGATGGTTGCGTTTGAACCACCTGAGTACGGTAATTCAACGATTGGTGGTACCTATGCTTGTGCGTTGACCGGACCGGCAAAGCCGTTTCGTGGTAAGTTGCGCGATTATGTGTTGGGCACCAAACTGCTGGATGGACAAGGACGTGAATTGAATTTTGGCGGCAAGATGATTAAAAATGTTGCGGGCTATGATGTATCGCGGATGCTGGCTGGTTCGAAAGGGTCTATGGCATTGGTAACCGAACTTAGTTTGAAGGTCGTGCCATTGGTGGAGGAGGTTACCTACCGTATTGAGATGCCGGAGTGCGATGCGATTGTGCTGATGAATCAGATGGCGGGGACGTCTTTGCCCTTGTCTGGTTCGGCCTATTACCGCGGTTATTTTTATTATCGTGTTATGGGCGCGCACCCAAAACAGACCAATCGCGTTGGGGTTGAAGCGGTCGATAATTCAATATGGCAAATCTTAAACCCATTTAAACCTGTTTTACAGCCAGGGCAGAAGTTATGGCGCTTGGATGTGGAAAGCACCAATCCATGTATTGACGGTACCTTGGCGGTTGGCATGGGAGGCACTCGTCGCTGGATTTCGAGTAAAAATAAACCTGAACACCCGTATGTGACCTTATGGGACGACCGCTTCTTACCGCGTCATAACGATGGTAAGGGGGTTAAAAAGATTAAGCAGGGTTTAAAGAAAGTCTTTGACCCGCATCACGTTTTTAAAGATTTGTAA
- a CDS encoding FAD-linked oxidase C-terminal domain-containing protein — translation MSVIEALKNALPKASVLATEEQCRPYECDALSAYREKPLAVVLPETDDQVKQVLRICKAYQTPVITRGSGTGLAGGTLPLKNGIVLGLSKLNKILKIDPLQRIAVVQPGVRNIQVSEAVRQYGLYYAPDPSSQIACSIGGNVAENSGGVHCLKYGLTVHNVNSLRVLNMDGEEYIFDEKDDGVDLLAMLNGSEGLLGVIVEIKLKLLPKPEAAQLVMAAFQSVNECAEAVTAVLKQGIIPAGLEMMDKFSIQAAEDFAQVGYPTEAEALLLCEVDGSHDQVQVDAKRVADILTAEGAYKIIVSQNERERVALWQGRKNAFPAVGRYSPDYYCMDGTIPRSKLAYVLEEIAKLSKKYGLRVANVFHAGDGNLHPLILYDANKPGELAQTERFGCDILNLCVDVGGTITGEHGVGVEKLNSMCHQYQGAELEIFHGIKAVFDDTGLLNPGKAVPTLHRCAELGHMHVHHGELPFAHLERF, via the coding sequence ATGTCCGTTATTGAAGCACTAAAAAATGCGTTGCCGAAAGCCTCGGTATTAGCGACGGAGGAGCAATGTCGACCGTATGAGTGTGATGCGCTTTCGGCCTATCGGGAGAAGCCGTTGGCGGTTGTCCTGCCGGAAACCGATGATCAGGTTAAGCAGGTTTTGCGTATCTGTAAAGCGTATCAGACCCCAGTGATTACACGCGGTTCAGGCACTGGTTTAGCTGGTGGAACCCTGCCGTTGAAAAACGGTATTGTGTTGGGCTTGTCAAAGTTGAATAAGATTTTAAAAATCGACCCTTTGCAGCGCATTGCCGTGGTTCAGCCAGGGGTGCGCAATATCCAGGTCTCGGAAGCCGTTCGCCAGTATGGTCTTTACTATGCGCCAGACCCGTCATCGCAAATTGCTTGTTCAATTGGCGGTAATGTGGCTGAAAACTCGGGGGGCGTGCATTGTTTAAAATATGGTTTGACGGTGCATAACGTCAATTCGCTGCGCGTGCTGAATATGGATGGCGAAGAGTATATTTTTGATGAAAAAGATGATGGTGTCGATTTGCTGGCAATGCTGAATGGATCTGAGGGGTTGTTGGGCGTCATTGTCGAAATAAAGCTTAAGCTGTTGCCTAAACCAGAAGCCGCGCAGTTGGTGATGGCTGCGTTCCAATCGGTCAATGAGTGCGCCGAAGCGGTGACGGCGGTTTTAAAACAGGGAATTATTCCTGCGGGTTTGGAGATGATGGATAAGTTTTCGATTCAAGCGGCAGAAGATTTTGCGCAGGTGGGTTATCCAACTGAAGCCGAGGCCTTATTGCTGTGCGAAGTGGATGGCAGTCACGACCAGGTACAAGTTGATGCTAAGCGCGTGGCGGATATTCTTACCGCTGAAGGAGCTTATAAAATTATCGTTTCGCAAAATGAGCGCGAACGGGTGGCGCTATGGCAAGGACGCAAAAATGCCTTTCCTGCTGTCGGGCGTTATTCGCCGGATTATTATTGTATGGACGGCACCATTCCGCGCAGCAAGTTGGCGTATGTATTGGAAGAGATTGCCAAGCTATCGAAAAAGTACGGATTACGTGTGGCGAATGTGTTCCATGCCGGTGACGGCAATCTGCATCCGCTGATTTTATACGATGCGAATAAACCGGGTGAGTTGGCGCAGACAGAGAGATTTGGCTGCGATATTCTCAATCTGTGTGTCGATGTTGGCGGTACGATTACCGGTGAGCATGGGGTCGGTGTCGAAAAGCTAAATTCGATGTGTCACCAGTATCAAGGGGCGGAACTTGAAATTTTTCATGGCATCAAAGCGGTGTTTGATGACACTGGGTTACTCAATCCCGGCAAGGCCGTGCCAACGCTTCACCGTTGTGCCGAGCTGGGGCATATGCACGTCCACCATGGCGAATTGCCATTTGCGCATTTGGAGCGTTTTTAA